ACGAGACACTCCTCACCTGGTGTCGGTTCAACACGCTCAGCGTTCCTAACGCAGCGCGAGTCTTTCTATCCTCAAACTGGATCACGGGTCTTCAGCCCCATCACATACGCACTGAACACGATACGCATCATGTGTGAAGTCTGCTCGTTGGTCAAATGTTGCTCTGATGTTCAGTTCCAGTGTGAATGATATATCTGGAGCTGTTTTTATGATAGAGCTGGTTTGATCCAAACACGTGTGTGATGGTGGATCAGCTGATGATTAAAACATTATGAGGTCACAGTCCAGCtgtcatcttcttcttctgcagaaacactttGATCAACTTCTTCTTCACTCATGGAAAACCTGGTCCTCACATGATGATCAGACGATGTGGCTCCTTGTTTGGATCCATcagacaaatacaaatgaaacttcattgattggttgatttcaATGGAGAAACCAagtatttatttcttctcttgAAATCAGACATCACTGTGCAGAACGTTCCACAGGAGAAcatgaaggagaggagaggagaggagaggagaggagaggagaggagaggagaggggagaggagaggagaggagaggagaggacaggagaggagaggagaggagaggagaggagaggagaggagaggagaggggagaggagaggagaggagaggagaggacaggagaggacaggagaggagaggagaggagaggagaggagaggagaggagaaatcaaacagaaaaacatcaaaacatcaaaacataaaacataactTAACATTAAACATCCAAAGCTATGAGAGTAAAGTTTCACGTTTTACCAAAAACTAAATTCTTGAGTGCGATGCGTATCATAGTGATTTTCAGTCCGTACATGACGGGGTTGAACAGCGGCTGACAGGTGAGCCAGTACAACGATAAGAAAATACGCAACATATTTGAAACATATTTCATATCAAATCGATTTTGTGCAATTTCAAAGAAACAGCCACAGGAGAAGTTGAGCAGCGACACCAGGTGGGGGGTGACGGTATTGACGGCTTTTTGTCTCGTCTGTTTGGAACCAGagaaacaaacttttaaaatcttCACGTACGagtaaaagatgaaaagaaccaggaaaacagtggtgaaagtgtaaaatattCCATAAAGATTATTGACTGTGGTGTCAGAGCAGGAGAGTTTGACCACAGAATAATTATCACAGTAAACTTTGTGAATCATGTTTCCACACAGCTGCAGGGAGACGCTCAGAGAAACCAAAACCAAGATGGCAACAAATGGATAAAACCACGATAAGGCGATGAGCAGGGCGACTCTACTGGAGGTCATACGTGTGTTGTACTGCAGAGGACAACAGATGGCCAGATATCTGTCGTATGACATCACGCACAAACTACTGAACTGAACACTGGCATAAGTATAGAGACAGAAGatctgcaggaaacacagaggaagagaaaccgTGTGACTGTCCGAGAGAATCTGAACC
The Paralichthys olivaceus isolate ysfri-2021 chromosome 11, ASM2471397v2, whole genome shotgun sequence genome window above contains:
- the LOC109644642 gene encoding olfactory receptor 10R2-like, giving the protein MLNSTRVSYFVLTAYVHTAHFKHVCFVLVLFVYLLIVCANVLLIVVICMNRSLHEPMYVFLCSLFVNELYGSTGLFPLLLVQILSDSHTVSLPLCFLQIFCLYTYASVQFSSLCVMSYDRYLAICCPLQYNTRMTSSRVALLIALSWFYPFVAILVLVSLSVSLQLCGNMIHKVYCDNYSVVKLSCSDTTVNNLYGIFYTFTTVFLVLFIFYSYVKILKVCFSGSKQTRQKAVNTVTPHLVSLLNFSCGCFFEIAQNRFDMKYVSNMLRIFLSLYWLTCQPLFNPVMYGLKITMIRIALKNLVFGKT